The Campylobacter curvus genome includes the window TCTGCGCGCGCTTATGAAGGGCGACGTTAGTAACGTCCGTGCCGTCTAAAAATACACCTCCGCTCGTTGGCGAGATGAGCCCGCAGATCATATAAAACGTCGTCGTCTTGCCCGCTCCGTTTGGTCCAAGCAGCCCCACGACTTCGCCGCTTTTTACATCAAGCGAGATGCCTTTTATGATGTTTGTCTTTTTTATCGTTTTTTGTAGCTCTTTTATTTCTAACTTATGCACCATAAACCTCGTATTTTCGCCCGTTTGCGCTCGGGCTAATTATTATTTTTACATATTTTTCGCCAAATTTTGTGAGCATTTTTTCTAGGCTCTCGTCGCCCCACTCGACCAGATGAAGCCCATCTTCGAGCAAATTTTCAAAAAGCCCGTTTTTTAAAATACCCTCAAATCCGCTCTGATAAATGTCGTAATGAAAAATTTTATCCCCGTAGCTTTGCATGACCGAAAAGGTCGGCGAAGTGACGTCTGCGTCGATACCATGAGCCTTTACTATAGCCTTTACGAGCGTGGTTTTGCCGCTGGCTAGGTCTCCTTGTAAGATGATGACGCCGCTTTTTGGCAAAATTCCCACCAGCTCGTCAAGATCGTTTAAATTTAGGTTGAAAATTCGCTTCATAGCTCTTTTACGTATTCGCTCTGGGCGGATTTGGGGATACTTTTTGTCACGGGGATCGCCAGCACCTCGTAGCGCACCTCACGGACGAGAAATTTTATCGTTATCACGTCGCCCACTTTGACCTCTTTTGCGGGCTTTGCGACGACGCCGTTTATGCTCACCACGCCGCTTTTACACATATCTTCGCTCACGGCGCGACGCTTTGTGATATTTACCGTATTTAAAAATTTATCTACTCTCATGGCGGGGATTTTAGCTAAAAACGGCTTAAAATTTATAGTTTTATTGGCTCCGCTTCAAAAGACACTGATAAAACTAAAACCTGTCACAAGAGGGCAGCAGCCTTAGGCGTGCAGTGAGCGAGTGCGGTAATAAACGCGAACAGCGTTTATTACGTAAGCGAAAAATGTCAGGCGGAAGGGCTACTCGAACGCTGGTCGCGTTTTCTCGTAAGTAGAGCCCTGTCCGTCCCTTGATAAATTTAGTAAAATTTGCAAATCAAGAAATAAACACTTTTTCAAATATGATTTTTGATTGCCAAAGCGAAGTCAAATCTTATTAGCGAGCTTATCGCCGCCTCTGTGCTTGCAGTTGCGAGCATGGCGAAGCAAAAAAATGAGGGAAGCGATAGCTGACCGTGATTTTAGTGCTATATGTTCGGCTATTCGCTCCTGCATAAACGCTGTTCGCGTCTATGCTAAGTCGCTCTCGAAGCGAATAAGATTTGCGAAGCAAGTGTCAATGATTTATTATAACAGAGCCTAAAAATTTGAACTCACGCCGTGCGGACAAATCTAGCCAAATTTAAAACAAGCCTTAATCTACTCCTCAAAATGCCTCAAAACATCCCTCAGCACCAGCGGTATGACACCGCCGTGTGTTTGCCCTTCGTAAATTTTAAACTCATTTTTCACGCCGCTTGCGTCTAAAATTTTCGCCA containing:
- the tsaE gene encoding tRNA (adenosine(37)-N6)-threonylcarbamoyltransferase complex ATPase subunit type 1 TsaE; its protein translation is MKRIFNLNLNDLDELVGILPKSGVIILQGDLASGKTTLVKAIVKAHGIDADVTSPTFSVMQSYGDKIFHYDIYQSGFEGILKNGLFENLLEDGLHLVEWGDESLEKMLTKFGEKYVKIIISPSANGRKYEVYGA
- a CDS encoding RNA-binding S4 domain-containing protein — encoded protein: MRVDKFLNTVNITKRRAVSEDMCKSGVVSINGVVAKPAKEVKVGDVITIKFLVREVRYEVLAIPVTKSIPKSAQSEYVKEL